In Neorhizobium galegae, the following proteins share a genomic window:
- a CDS encoding MauE/DoxX family redox-associated membrane protein — protein MIKRRIPLAAFSGAALLFYNTAAQAHVKWFAPYIVGARPRPIATVLANPWFWTGIGLVIAFFALTRVIEMNRFGAAVHDGLDYVSAPLWRRLDDYVRVTVAAFFVAIFAVGGVYLTPDLKTPAEWVSWLQLLLAACIFSRRTMPIAGAGILLLWLLALRDYDLFHLFDYLALGVGVAVYLILEPIKDEAWRSHRFEALRWGLAIALMWSSLEKFAYPDWFYPLVEEKPFLTFGLPRDVFIPMAGVAEFTMGFGLLWTPLIRRLSAIALLVIFTAAIYPFGRVDLIGHGLIMAILVAVACDQCRVTRFLPNIKIHLPAIPAGLMAALVVFTGAYWGLHLAFYGPAGFTGPPRMDHATHSHNPEQPHGPGAEGIGAPPTKESGQ, from the coding sequence GTGATCAAACGGCGAATCCCGTTGGCTGCCTTTTCTGGAGCGGCTCTCCTGTTTTACAACACGGCCGCCCAGGCCCACGTGAAGTGGTTCGCGCCTTATATCGTCGGCGCGCGCCCGAGACCCATCGCGACTGTCCTTGCCAATCCCTGGTTCTGGACCGGCATCGGGCTCGTGATCGCATTCTTCGCACTCACCCGCGTGATCGAAATGAACCGGTTCGGCGCCGCCGTCCACGACGGACTTGACTACGTTTCGGCACCGCTCTGGCGAAGACTCGACGACTATGTGCGGGTAACGGTGGCCGCCTTTTTCGTCGCCATCTTTGCCGTCGGCGGCGTCTATCTGACGCCGGACCTCAAGACCCCCGCGGAATGGGTGTCGTGGCTACAACTGCTTCTGGCGGCCTGCATATTCTCCCGCCGTACGATGCCGATCGCCGGCGCCGGCATCCTCCTCCTCTGGCTCCTGGCGCTGCGCGATTACGATCTCTTCCATCTCTTCGATTACCTGGCGCTGGGAGTAGGCGTCGCAGTCTACCTGATCCTGGAGCCGATCAAAGACGAGGCGTGGCGGTCCCATCGTTTCGAAGCTCTGCGCTGGGGCCTGGCGATCGCCCTCATGTGGTCGAGCCTCGAAAAATTCGCCTATCCGGACTGGTTCTATCCGCTGGTCGAGGAAAAGCCCTTCCTGACCTTCGGCCTGCCGCGCGATGTATTTATTCCGATGGCCGGCGTCGCCGAATTCACCATGGGCTTCGGCCTCCTGTGGACGCCGTTGATCCGCCGTCTCTCGGCCATCGCCCTGCTGGTGATCTTCACGGCGGCGATCTATCCGTTCGGTCGGGTCGATCTCATCGGCCACGGCCTGATCATGGCGATCCTGGTCGCCGTGGCCTGCGACCAATGCCGCGTCACGCGCTTCCTTCCGAACATCAAGATCCATCTTCCCGCCATTCCCGCGGGACTGATGGCCGCGCTCGTCGTCTTCACCGGCGCCTATTGGGGTCTCCATCTCGCCTTTTACGGGCCGGCGGGTTTCACCGGTCCGCCGCGCATGGACCACGCGACCCATTCGCACAATCCGGAACAGCCGCATGGACCGGGTGCTGAAGGCATCGGCGCCCCACCGACGAAAGAGAGCGGGCAGTGA
- a CDS encoding MarR family winged helix-turn-helix transcriptional regulator — METPTDPTAIEHRILEGIARLATALRAEDWERSRAAGVNPTQYAILQHLEGRREGAGVKEIAAQLGVSPPTATDSIQALERKALVEKAEDQRDRRATRVRLTTAGRTALETGDALAGALRNTTEGLPAAEKQGLLVTLVSMIRSLQEQGAIPVQRMCVSCRFFRPYAHPDASRPHHCDFVNAAFGQSELRIDCRDHAVADPASRAATWKVFERG; from the coding sequence ATGGAAACGCCGACCGATCCCACCGCTATCGAACATCGCATCCTGGAAGGAATCGCCCGGCTCGCGACGGCCTTGCGGGCAGAAGACTGGGAGCGCTCACGGGCGGCGGGCGTCAACCCGACCCAATATGCCATCCTCCAACATCTGGAGGGACGGCGTGAAGGGGCGGGGGTCAAGGAAATAGCCGCTCAACTCGGCGTATCCCCGCCGACGGCGACGGACTCCATCCAGGCGCTCGAACGGAAAGCGCTGGTTGAGAAGGCCGAAGACCAACGCGACAGGCGTGCAACGCGTGTGCGGCTGACAACGGCCGGCCGCACCGCTCTCGAAACCGGGGATGCGCTTGCAGGCGCGCTGCGGAATACCACCGAAGGCCTGCCTGCAGCCGAAAAGCAGGGCCTGCTGGTGACCCTGGTGTCGATGATCCGCAGCCTGCAGGAACAGGGGGCGATCCCGGTTCAGCGCATGTGCGTAAGCTGCCGGTTTTTCCGGCCCTATGCCCACCCGGACGCCTCGCGTCCGCACCATTGTGATTTCGTAAACGCGGCCTTTGGCCAGAGCGAGCTGCGCATCGATTGCCGCGATCACGCCGTAGCCGATCCTGCCTCCCGGGCTGCCACCTGGAAGGTCTTTGAAAGAGGATAA
- a CDS encoding redoxin domain-containing protein has translation MSPSATLFAPELAVSEWFNTAHPLTLSDLRGQVVFLHAFQLLCPGCVSEALPQLRRIEQVFRGTELQIIGLHTVFEHHDAMTPVTLKAFIHEYRLTTPIGVDLHDGTSDVPVTMRRYCFRGTPSSVLIGRDGSILHHAFGVEDDIVVGARIATALASPIPEKLHIPEGNAQPDGCEDGTCAAPSAVANA, from the coding sequence ATGTCCCCATCCGCAACCCTCTTCGCGCCCGAACTCGCGGTCAGCGAGTGGTTCAATACCGCCCATCCCCTTACCCTCTCCGACCTGCGCGGGCAGGTCGTGTTCCTGCATGCGTTCCAGCTTCTCTGCCCCGGCTGCGTCTCGGAAGCGCTGCCGCAGCTGCGCCGCATCGAGCAGGTCTTCCGCGGCACCGAACTTCAGATCATCGGCCTGCACACGGTTTTCGAACATCACGACGCCATGACGCCGGTGACTCTCAAGGCATTCATCCACGAATATCGGCTGACGACGCCGATCGGCGTCGATCTGCATGACGGGACGTCCGACGTTCCCGTCACCATGCGCCGCTACTGCTTTCGCGGCACCCCCTCCTCGGTGCTGATCGGGCGCGACGGATCCATCCTCCACCACGCATTCGGCGTGGAAGACGACATTGTCGTCGGCGCCCGGATTGCAACGGCCCTCGCCTCCCCCATCCCCGAGAAGCTGCACATTCCGGAAGGAAATGCGCAGCCGGACGGTTGCGAGGACGGAACCTGCGCGGCGCCATCAGCCGTGGCAAATGCTTGA